In Cytobacillus oceanisediminis, the following proteins share a genomic window:
- a CDS encoding calcium-translocating P-type ATPase, SERCA-type: protein MKFHEMNEREVEQALNTDIKAGLTEDDVKKRHKQYGYNELKEGEKQSALLLFFSQFKDFMVLVLLAATLISGLLGEYIDAIAIIAIVVINGFLGFFQERKAEKSLHALKELSAPQVIALRDGQWKKIPSKEVVAGDLLKVATGDRIGADMRIVESNSLEIEESALTGESLPVQKRTGSLKTANLAIGDMENMAFMGTMVTRGNGLGVVVGTGMNTAMGQIADLLQNAETMTTPLQRRLEQLGKILITAAILLTVLVVVAGVAQGQELYTMFLAGVSLAVAAIPEGLPAIVTVALSLGVQRMIRKKAIVRKLPAVETLGCASVICSDKTGTMTQNKMTVTHLWSGGKEWRVDGIGYEPQGHFYRNENQIEPKSDKALQQMLMFGMLCNHAEIQQKNNEFVIDGDPTEGALLVAAMKAGYNRSSLLSQFQIINEFPFDSARKMMSVVVKDHNGRQFIVTKGAPDVLVGKSESVLWEGRRQILSRELSGEIQGAIEDLASQALRTIAIGYKEIPSKNVILDEKEAEKGLTFIGLQGMIDPPRPEVREAVKECKEAGIKTIMITGDHVITAQAIAKQLGILTQGSKVLQGKDLAEMTVEDLEDVVEDVAVFARVSPEHKLKIVKALQNRGHIVAMTGDGVNDAPAIKAADIGISMGITGTDVAKEASALVLLDDNFATIKAAIKEGRNIYENIRKFIRYLLASNVGEILVMLFAMLLALPLPLVPIQILWVNLVTDGLPAMALGLDQPEENVMRRKPRSPKEGVFSRGLGWKVVSRGFLIGLVTLLAFIFAYRANPDHLAYAQTVAFATLVMAQLIHVFDCRSEKSVFSRNPFGNKYLVWAVISSLALVLVVIYYPPLQPIFHTVPIELRDWFMITGLSAIPTFLLAGTFLARKTK from the coding sequence ATGAAGTTCCATGAAATGAATGAAAGGGAGGTTGAGCAAGCCTTAAATACAGATATTAAGGCGGGCTTAACAGAGGATGATGTAAAAAAACGGCATAAACAATATGGGTATAACGAGTTGAAAGAGGGAGAAAAGCAGTCGGCTTTACTCTTATTTTTTAGTCAATTTAAAGATTTCATGGTTCTTGTCCTATTAGCAGCAACCTTAATATCGGGGCTGCTTGGTGAATATATTGATGCAATTGCCATTATTGCGATTGTAGTCATAAATGGCTTTTTGGGCTTCTTTCAGGAGAGAAAAGCGGAAAAGTCTTTACACGCTCTTAAGGAATTATCAGCTCCTCAAGTTATTGCTTTACGTGATGGACAATGGAAAAAGATCCCCTCCAAAGAAGTGGTGGCAGGGGACCTGTTGAAAGTTGCAACAGGAGACAGAATCGGAGCAGATATGAGAATCGTAGAGTCCAATAGCCTGGAAATTGAGGAATCCGCTTTGACGGGAGAATCTCTGCCTGTCCAAAAGAGAACCGGTTCCTTGAAAACTGCTAATCTGGCTATTGGGGATATGGAGAACATGGCTTTCATGGGAACTATGGTAACACGTGGCAATGGGCTGGGTGTAGTTGTCGGAACAGGGATGAATACTGCCATGGGACAGATTGCTGATCTTCTGCAGAATGCGGAAACCATGACCACTCCGCTTCAGCGAAGATTGGAACAGCTGGGCAAAATCCTCATTACGGCAGCGATTTTACTGACTGTTCTTGTCGTTGTGGCTGGTGTGGCGCAGGGGCAGGAATTATATACAATGTTCCTTGCTGGCGTTTCCTTGGCAGTGGCAGCCATTCCAGAAGGACTTCCGGCCATCGTAACGGTAGCTCTGTCGCTTGGGGTACAAAGAATGATAAGAAAAAAAGCAATCGTCCGGAAGCTTCCAGCGGTTGAAACACTGGGCTGTGCATCTGTGATATGCTCAGACAAAACTGGCACTATGACTCAAAACAAAATGACTGTCACGCATCTCTGGAGCGGCGGGAAAGAGTGGAGAGTAGATGGTATCGGCTATGAGCCGCAAGGCCATTTTTATAGAAATGAGAATCAAATTGAACCGAAAAGTGATAAAGCACTCCAGCAAATGCTGATGTTTGGCATGTTATGCAACCATGCTGAAATACAGCAGAAAAATAATGAGTTTGTGATTGATGGAGATCCGACAGAAGGGGCTCTGCTGGTAGCGGCCATGAAGGCGGGCTATAACCGGAGCAGTCTATTAAGCCAATTCCAAATTATCAATGAGTTTCCGTTTGACTCTGCCCGAAAAATGATGAGTGTTGTGGTAAAGGATCATAACGGAAGACAATTCATTGTAACTAAAGGAGCACCCGATGTATTAGTCGGTAAAAGTGAATCGGTTCTTTGGGAGGGAAGGCGGCAGATTCTTTCGAGGGAGCTCTCAGGTGAAATTCAGGGAGCGATAGAAGATCTAGCTTCTCAAGCCTTGAGAACAATAGCGATTGGCTATAAGGAAATCCCCTCAAAAAATGTCATTCTTGATGAAAAAGAGGCGGAGAAGGGATTAACATTTATCGGGCTGCAGGGGATGATTGATCCGCCAAGGCCTGAGGTTAGGGAAGCAGTCAAGGAATGCAAGGAAGCAGGAATTAAAACGATCATGATCACAGGAGATCATGTGATTACAGCCCAGGCTATTGCCAAGCAGTTAGGCATTTTAACACAAGGCTCTAAAGTCCTTCAGGGCAAAGACCTGGCAGAGATGACGGTTGAAGATCTTGAAGATGTGGTTGAGGATGTCGCAGTATTTGCCAGAGTATCGCCTGAGCATAAATTAAAAATTGTAAAGGCTCTCCAGAATAGAGGTCATATTGTTGCCATGACAGGTGATGGAGTCAATGATGCCCCGGCCATTAAAGCGGCAGATATCGGAATATCAATGGGCATTACAGGGACCGATGTTGCGAAAGAGGCATCGGCTCTAGTACTGCTCGATGATAATTTTGCTACCATAAAAGCCGCAATAAAAGAAGGAAGAAATATTTACGAGAATATACGAAAGTTTATCAGATATTTGCTTGCATCAAATGTTGGTGAAATTCTGGTTATGCTGTTTGCCATGCTTCTTGCCCTACCGCTGCCCTTAGTGCCAATCCAGATTCTCTGGGTGAACCTAGTAACGGATGGACTTCCAGCAATGGCTCTCGGCCTTGACCAGCCAGAGGAAAATGTTATGAGGCGAAAGCCAAGGAGCCCTAAGGAAGGTGTGTTTTCGAGAGGGCTTGGCTGGAAAGTGGTTTCCAGAGGATTTTTAATTGGACTTGTGACATTACTGGCATTCATTTTTGCCTATAGAGCAAATCCTGATCATCTTGCGTATGCACAGACAGTAGCATTTGCCACTTTGGTAATGGCACAGCTGATTCATGTATTTGATTGCCGCAGTGAAAAATCCGTGTTCTCGAGAAATCCTTTCGGCAATAAA
- the pyrE gene encoding orotate phosphoribosyltransferase: protein MKRKIAEKLLDIKAVALNPNDPFTWSSGLRAPIYCDNRLTLSYPEVRKEIAAGLQAIILDKFPDAELIAGTATAGIPHAAWVSDIMELPMCYVRSKAKGHGKGKQIEGKADKGQKVVVVEDLISTGGSAITAVKALREAGCEVLGVAAIFTYQLEKGNEMLAEEKIEAYTLTDIEALTEVAVENGYIQEKDMKKLIEWRKDPAEWGKVTQ, encoded by the coding sequence ATGAAGCGTAAAATAGCAGAAAAATTATTAGATATAAAAGCAGTTGCATTAAACCCAAACGATCCATTTACATGGTCTTCAGGATTGCGTGCTCCGATCTATTGCGATAACCGTCTGACATTGTCTTATCCTGAAGTTAGAAAAGAAATTGCTGCCGGCCTTCAGGCAATCATTCTGGATAAATTTCCTGACGCAGAACTAATTGCAGGTACAGCAACAGCGGGCATTCCGCATGCTGCCTGGGTAAGTGACATTATGGAACTGCCAATGTGCTATGTCCGCTCCAAGGCTAAAGGCCATGGGAAAGGCAAGCAAATTGAAGGAAAAGCTGACAAAGGCCAGAAGGTTGTTGTTGTTGAAGATCTAATTTCAACAGGAGGAAGTGCCATTACTGCTGTCAAGGCTTTAAGAGAAGCAGGCTGTGAAGTGCTGGGTGTTGCGGCTATTTTTACATACCAGCTGGAAAAAGGAAATGAAATGCTGGCCGAAGAGAAAATCGAAGCATATACTTTGACCGATATTGAAGCTTTGACAGAAGTAGCCGTTGAAAATGGCTATATCCAGGAAAAGGATATGAAGAAGCTGATTGAATGGCGAAAAGATCCTGCTGAGTGGGGAAAAGTAACACAATAA
- a CDS encoding Rqc2 family fibronectin-binding protein, whose protein sequence is MSFDGLFTRAMTKELIDTLKGGRINKIQQPYKNEIILVVRANGRNHRLLLSAHPSYARVQLTNEAHENPSEPPMFCMLLRKHLEGYILEDVHQIGLDRIIVFEVKGRNEIGDTSYKQLIVEIMGRHSNITLVDKSRNIILDSIKHVSYAVNSHRAILPGQEYILPPSQDKMNPFEADKDDLLRKIDFNSGKVDKQLVANFAGISPLFAKEVIHQAGLVNRTTVPNSFQQLVSFLKDHSIRPAITAGEQKESFYLLPLQHINGESRDFNSLSEMLDRFYFGKAERDRVKQQSNDLERFIVNEKEKNEKKIEKLKRTLHEAENADKHQLYGELITANIYAIQKGMKEAEVLNYYDENGGTVIIPLDPQKTPSENAQKYFTRYQKAKNAVIAVKEQIKKAEEEASYFESLLQQVETASTRDIAEIREELVEGSYIRERQKRGNKKQQNLKPVLDRYSASDGTEILVGKNNKQNDYLTNKLAARDEIWLHTKDIPGSHVVIRSKEPAENTILEAASLAAYFSKARNSSSVPVDFTQVRHVKKPSGAKPGFVIYDHQQTVYVTPDEETVLSLKQSL, encoded by the coding sequence ATGTCATTTGATGGTTTGTTTACAAGAGCTATGACGAAAGAGCTTATAGATACTTTAAAGGGCGGCAGAATCAATAAGATTCAGCAGCCTTATAAGAATGAAATTATTTTAGTTGTGCGGGCAAATGGGAGGAATCACAGGCTTTTGCTGTCAGCCCATCCAAGCTATGCGAGAGTCCAGCTTACCAATGAAGCACACGAAAACCCATCAGAGCCCCCGATGTTCTGCATGCTTTTAAGAAAGCATCTGGAAGGCTACATACTTGAAGATGTCCATCAAATCGGGCTTGACCGTATAATCGTGTTTGAAGTTAAAGGCAGGAATGAGATTGGTGATACATCCTATAAACAGCTCATTGTTGAGATTATGGGCAGACACAGCAATATTACACTGGTGGATAAATCCCGCAATATTATTCTCGACAGCATCAAACATGTATCTTATGCAGTTAATAGCCATCGTGCAATTTTGCCCGGACAGGAGTACATTCTCCCTCCGTCCCAGGATAAAATGAATCCTTTCGAGGCAGATAAAGATGATTTACTGCGAAAGATAGACTTTAACAGCGGGAAAGTTGATAAACAGCTTGTAGCAAACTTCGCTGGAATCTCACCGCTTTTTGCAAAAGAAGTTATACACCAAGCTGGTCTTGTAAACAGGACAACTGTTCCAAATAGCTTCCAGCAATTAGTAAGCTTCTTAAAAGACCATTCCATAAGGCCGGCCATTACAGCAGGCGAACAAAAAGAAAGCTTTTATTTATTGCCTCTCCAGCATATAAATGGGGAAAGCCGGGATTTTAATTCCTTGAGCGAAATGCTGGACCGCTTTTATTTTGGAAAAGCGGAAAGAGACCGGGTCAAACAGCAATCCAATGACCTTGAACGTTTTATAGTAAATGAGAAAGAAAAGAATGAGAAAAAAATTGAGAAGCTGAAAAGAACCCTGCATGAAGCAGAAAATGCCGATAAACATCAATTGTATGGAGAATTGATCACAGCCAATATTTATGCGATTCAAAAGGGGATGAAGGAAGCTGAAGTCCTCAATTATTACGATGAAAATGGCGGGACAGTTATCATTCCGTTAGATCCCCAGAAGACCCCATCAGAGAATGCACAAAAATATTTTACAAGATACCAAAAAGCAAAAAATGCCGTAATTGCAGTAAAAGAGCAAATTAAGAAAGCAGAAGAGGAAGCGTCATACTTTGAATCTCTTCTGCAGCAAGTAGAAACTGCATCAACAAGAGACATTGCTGAAATAAGAGAGGAGCTTGTTGAAGGCAGTTATATTAGAGAAAGGCAAAAACGGGGCAACAAGAAACAGCAGAACCTTAAGCCTGTTCTAGACCGCTATTCCGCCTCAGACGGAACGGAAATACTGGTTGGAAAAAACAATAAGCAGAATGATTATTTAACGAACAAATTGGCCGCAAGGGATGAGATATGGCTGCATACAAAGGATATCCCCGGTTCACATGTGGTTATCCGAAGCAAGGAACCAGCAGAAAATACAATTCTTGAAGCTGCATCCCTAGCAGCATACTTCAGCAAAGCCCGCAATTCCAGTTCAGTACCCGTTGACTTCACCCAAGTCCGTCATGTGAAAAAACCAAGTGGAGCGAAACCTGGATTTGTCATATATGACCATCAGCAGACAGTTTACGTTACGCCAGATGAAGAAACTGTTCTGTCATTAAAACAAAGTCTGTAA